One window of Hymenobacter sp. BRD128 genomic DNA carries:
- a CDS encoding NAD(P)/FAD-dependent oxidoreductase has translation MPASDDMLYDCAIIGGGVAGLTLALQLAQAGRRVVLFEKETYPFHRVCGEYISMENYDFLCRIGVPLAEMDLPRMTRFTVSSPSGVALHHPLDIGGLGITRYVLDELLARLATRHGATVREGTRVTDVVFADDQFSLTTADGGTCRARIACGAWGKHANLDSKLHRPFLEPSRHARQFVAVKRHLENVDFPEAMVEMHNFRDGYCGLSPVAGGLTNCSYISDVRNLRAHGNSIAEMERRVLMQNPLLRPYLEAAHRQPTPPIVISQITFRERSTVDAHVLMLGDAAGTIAPLAGNGMSMGMNASYLLYGLLEEFFAGRLSRAGLEQRYTRAWRRLLSLRITAGRLLHQVFGQPQLTTAGIQVLKRLPFMTDVILRLTHGRPY, from the coding sequence ATGCCTGCTTCCGACGATATGCTCTACGACTGCGCCATCATCGGCGGCGGGGTGGCGGGCCTCACGCTAGCCCTGCAATTGGCGCAGGCGGGGCGGCGGGTGGTGCTGTTTGAGAAGGAAACCTACCCGTTTCACCGCGTCTGCGGCGAGTATATCTCGATGGAAAACTACGATTTCCTGTGCCGCATCGGCGTGCCGCTGGCCGAGATGGACTTGCCCCGCATGACGCGCTTCACGGTGTCGTCGCCCAGCGGCGTGGCCCTGCACCACCCGCTTGATATTGGCGGCCTGGGCATTACGCGCTACGTGCTCGATGAGCTGCTGGCTAGGCTAGCCACCCGGCACGGTGCCACTGTGCGCGAAGGCACGCGCGTCACGGACGTAGTTTTTGCCGACGACCAGTTCTCCCTCACCACGGCCGATGGCGGCACCTGCCGGGCGCGCATCGCCTGCGGGGCCTGGGGCAAGCACGCCAACCTCGATAGCAAGCTGCACCGGCCTTTTCTGGAGCCTAGCCGCCACGCCCGCCAGTTTGTGGCCGTGAAGCGTCACCTCGAAAACGTCGACTTTCCCGAGGCGATGGTGGAGATGCACAACTTCAGGGATGGCTACTGCGGCCTCTCGCCGGTGGCGGGCGGCCTCACCAATTGCAGCTACATCTCCGACGTGCGCAACCTGCGCGCCCACGGCAACAGCATTGCCGAGATGGAGCGCCGGGTGCTGATGCAAAACCCGCTGCTGCGTCCTTATCTGGAGGCTGCTCATCGCCAACCCACGCCGCCCATTGTCATCTCCCAAATCACGTTTCGCGAGCGCTCCACCGTCGATGCCCACGTGCTGATGCTCGGCGATGCGGCCGGCACCATCGCCCCGCTAGCCGGCAATGGCATGAGCATGGGCATGAACGCCAGCTACTTACTCTACGGCCTGCTGGAGGAATTTTTCGCCGGCCGCCTGTCCCGCGCCGGGCTGGAGCAGCGCTACACCCGCGCCTGGCGCCGCCTGCTGAGCTTGCGTATCACGGCGGGGCGTCTCCTGCACCAGGTATTTGGCCAGCCGCAGCTCACCACCGCCGGCATTCAGGTGCTGAAGCGGCTGCCGTTTATGACTGATGTTATTCTGCGGCTAACCCACGGCCGGCCCTACTAG
- a CDS encoding acetyl-CoA C-acyltransferase has protein sequence MQVKEVVIVAAVRTPIGSFGGALASLSATELGAIALKGALDKAGVAPELVEQVIMGNVISANLGQAPARQAAKKAGLPDTVECTTVNKVCASGSKAIMYAAQAIMLGQAEVILAGGMESMSNVPYYLDKARFGAKYGNGQMIDGLVRDGLWDPYHDYAMGNAADATAQHYGITREEQDAFARQSYERSAAAAQAGKKKEELVPVTITVRGKETVVSDDEEYTKVQFEKMASLKPAFTKEGTVTAANASTLNDGAAAVLLMSREKADALGIKPLARIRGFADAEQAPEWFTTTPSLAIPKALKNAGLEAKDVDFYEINEAFSVVSLANNKLLNLEGSKVNVYGGAVSLGHPLGASGARIVTTLLSVLDQEGGKIGVTGICNGGGGASSIVLEKL, from the coding sequence ATGCAAGTAAAAGAAGTAGTTATCGTAGCGGCCGTGCGCACGCCCATCGGCTCATTTGGCGGGGCACTGGCCTCGCTCTCGGCCACCGAGCTGGGCGCCATTGCCCTGAAAGGTGCCCTCGACAAAGCCGGCGTGGCCCCCGAGCTGGTCGAACAGGTAATTATGGGCAACGTAATTTCGGCCAACCTCGGCCAGGCGCCCGCCCGCCAGGCGGCCAAGAAGGCCGGCCTGCCCGACACCGTGGAGTGCACTACCGTGAACAAGGTGTGCGCCTCGGGCTCGAAGGCCATTATGTATGCGGCCCAGGCCATTATGCTGGGCCAGGCCGAGGTTATTCTGGCCGGCGGCATGGAGAGCATGAGCAATGTGCCCTACTACCTCGACAAGGCCCGCTTTGGCGCCAAGTACGGCAATGGCCAGATGATTGACGGCCTCGTGCGCGACGGCCTCTGGGACCCCTACCACGACTACGCTATGGGCAACGCCGCCGATGCCACGGCCCAGCACTACGGCATCACCCGCGAGGAGCAGGACGCCTTTGCCCGCCAGAGCTACGAGCGCAGCGCCGCCGCCGCCCAGGCCGGTAAAAAGAAGGAAGAGCTTGTGCCCGTGACCATTACGGTGCGCGGCAAGGAAACCGTGGTGAGCGACGACGAGGAGTACACCAAGGTGCAGTTTGAGAAGATGGCCAGCCTCAAGCCGGCCTTCACCAAGGAAGGCACCGTGACGGCGGCCAACGCCTCGACCCTCAACGACGGTGCCGCCGCCGTGCTGCTGATGAGCCGCGAAAAGGCCGACGCGCTGGGCATCAAGCCGCTGGCCCGCATCCGGGGTTTTGCCGACGCCGAGCAGGCGCCGGAGTGGTTCACCACCACGCCCTCGCTAGCCATCCCAAAGGCGCTGAAGAACGCCGGCCTGGAGGCGAAGGATGTTGATTTTTACGAGATTAACGAGGCTTTCTCGGTCGTTTCGCTGGCCAACAACAAGCTCCTCAATCTCGAAGGCAGCAAGGTAAACGTGTACGGCGGGGCTGTGAGCCTGGGCCACCCGCTAGGGGCCTCGGGCGCGCGCATCGTGACCACGCTGCTGAGTGTGCTGGACCAGGAAGGGGGCAAAATCGGCGTGACGGGCATCTGCAACGGCGGCGGCGGGGCCAGCTCCATCGTGCTCGAAAAGCTGTAA
- a CDS encoding TauD/TfdA family dioxygenase has translation MPTYTLEPQAPFGLLVRASQPGQTIADLAAEQLAEWVQLHRILIFRGFESFSKTQFALYAQQLGEPLQWPFGAINELLVKPDAKNYLYTPSAVPLHWDGAFIGRIPHLIFFQCLKAPRAEDRGGTTFADTGRALARATAAQRQRWEQATLRYRTEKVVHYGGTITQPLVQAHPVTGEATLRFAEPVHDLNPVHVEVLDATPEAQAELIAELQAALYAPEVFYTHTWQDNDIVLADNHVLLHGRDAFLNPNERHIQRINLLARPKHGGLGRFLRNSKILRRPEFLPAEIPIFFIPILLSAEDGRFLRRPELYVGLAGIYLLFNFGDMVNTYADRQVDAVYKSHLSNAIYELGDQGVRWQLRASVAGTVGISIWLTRHTGRWQFVPLTVIGWALGFQYSWQPLHLKSRGVWQLAALWAVIFFGPMAYTASLVTRFPRPAVLTLAGAYGLLQVGVLMLNNAEDYTEDRAAGLYTAIVALGLHRSMRVAQVLTGGAGVLALGSFGYLFKAEKLPKAAYLALVPLAGAVAYIAQGYETVNQKIAGQDEAAATAIIKEHGPLIPKWLMATAYTSLLAAGVLFGARALRKK, from the coding sequence ATGCCCACGTATACCCTCGAACCCCAAGCGCCTTTTGGCCTGCTCGTGCGGGCTAGCCAACCCGGCCAAACTATTGCCGACCTCGCCGCCGAGCAGCTCGCGGAGTGGGTGCAGCTGCACCGCATTCTTATTTTTCGCGGGTTCGAGTCGTTCAGCAAAACGCAGTTTGCCTTGTACGCGCAGCAGCTGGGCGAGCCGCTGCAATGGCCATTCGGTGCCATCAATGAGTTGCTGGTTAAGCCCGACGCCAAGAACTACCTCTACACACCCAGCGCCGTGCCGCTGCACTGGGACGGCGCCTTTATCGGCCGCATTCCGCACCTCATCTTCTTTCAGTGCCTGAAGGCACCCCGCGCCGAGGACCGCGGCGGCACCACCTTCGCCGATACCGGCCGGGCGCTGGCCCGCGCCACCGCCGCCCAGCGCCAGCGCTGGGAGCAGGCCACGCTGCGCTACCGCACCGAAAAAGTGGTGCACTACGGCGGCACCATTACCCAGCCGCTGGTGCAGGCGCACCCCGTCACGGGGGAGGCCACGCTGCGCTTTGCCGAGCCCGTGCACGACCTTAACCCCGTGCACGTAGAGGTGCTGGACGCCACGCCCGAAGCGCAGGCCGAGCTTATTGCCGAGCTGCAAGCGGCCCTCTACGCGCCGGAGGTATTTTACACCCACACCTGGCAGGATAACGACATTGTGCTGGCCGACAACCACGTGCTGCTGCACGGCCGCGACGCTTTTCTGAATCCCAACGAGCGCCACATTCAGCGCATCAACCTGCTGGCCCGGCCCAAGCACGGCGGGCTGGGGCGGTTTTTGCGCAACAGCAAAATCCTGCGCCGGCCCGAGTTTTTGCCGGCCGAGATTCCCATTTTTTTTATTCCCATTCTGCTCAGCGCCGAGGATGGCCGCTTCCTGCGCCGGCCCGAGCTGTACGTGGGGCTGGCCGGCATTTACCTGCTTTTCAACTTCGGCGATATGGTGAATACCTACGCCGACCGCCAGGTCGATGCCGTGTATAAAAGCCACTTATCCAATGCCATCTACGAGCTGGGCGACCAGGGCGTGCGCTGGCAGCTGCGCGCCTCGGTGGCCGGCACCGTGGGCATCAGCATCTGGCTCACGCGCCACACCGGGCGCTGGCAATTTGTGCCGCTCACGGTCATTGGCTGGGCGCTAGGGTTCCAGTATTCGTGGCAGCCGCTGCACCTTAAGTCGCGCGGGGTGTGGCAGCTGGCGGCGCTGTGGGCCGTTATTTTCTTCGGGCCGATGGCCTACACCGCTAGCCTCGTCACGCGCTTTCCGCGGCCGGCGGTGCTCACCCTGGCTGGCGCCTACGGCCTGCTGCAAGTGGGCGTGCTGATGCTCAACAACGCCGAAGACTACACCGAAGACCGCGCCGCGGGCCTCTACACGGCCATTGTGGCGCTAGGCCTGCACCGCAGCATGCGCGTGGCGCAGGTGCTGACGGGCGGCGCGGGCGTGCTGGCGCTCGGCAGCTTTGGCTATTTATTCAAGGCCGAAAAGCTGCCCAAAGCCGCTTACCTGGCCCTGGTGCCGCTGGCCGGCGCCGTGGCCTACATCGCCCAGGGCTACGAAACCGTGAATCAAAAAATCGCCGGCCAAGACGAAGCCGCCGCCACTGCCATCATCAAGGAGCACGGCCCGCTGATACCCAAGTGGCTCATGGCCACCGCTTACACCAGCCTGCTGGCGGCCGGCGTGCTGTTCGGCGCGCGGGCGCTGCGTAAGAAATAG
- a CDS encoding VWA domain-containing protein — MLTWAYPDFWAAAAGLALVLLLLVLYTGRTARLGRRLGLGVGRLAWKLPLRLVAGALLLIAWLGPALGVRQQAVRSSGQDVWLLVDVSRSMDAADVAPTRLLRTQAALNEVVAAFPADRLGLIVFGSQAYVQCPLTYDQASLQLFLNTLSTRLTAPGPTTLRAPLDLLLARLGSAAPASPTGPAPPRTVAAVLASDGEDFGENLEPVLQTLGRTGARVYTVGVGTAAGGPVPAPGGRTGLRDAQGRPVVSRLREAPLLQIAARTGGQYVALNDRENGLASLLTSLRNLPPATVATARTVAVADNRYRYPLGIALALLLIDSLITVRVLRLEL, encoded by the coding sequence ATGTTGACCTGGGCTTATCCTGATTTTTGGGCCGCTGCCGCCGGGCTGGCACTGGTGCTGCTACTGCTCGTCCTTTACACAGGACGCACAGCGCGGCTCGGGCGGCGGCTGGGGCTGGGCGTGGGCCGGCTAGCCTGGAAGCTGCCGCTGCGGCTGGTGGCTGGGGCGCTGCTGCTCATAGCCTGGCTCGGGCCGGCCCTGGGGGTGCGCCAGCAAGCAGTGCGCAGCAGCGGCCAGGATGTGTGGCTGCTGGTGGATGTGTCGCGCTCGATGGATGCCGCCGACGTGGCGCCCACCCGCCTGCTACGCACCCAGGCAGCCCTCAACGAAGTGGTAGCTGCTTTTCCGGCCGACCGGCTGGGGCTCATCGTGTTTGGCTCGCAGGCCTACGTGCAGTGCCCTTTAACGTATGACCAGGCTTCCTTGCAGCTGTTCTTGAATACCCTGAGTACCCGGCTCACCGCGCCAGGCCCCACTACCCTACGGGCGCCGCTCGACTTGCTGCTGGCCCGGCTAGGGTCGGCCGCGCCCGCTAGCCCCACCGGCCCGGCCCCGCCGCGCACCGTGGCCGCCGTGCTGGCCAGCGATGGCGAAGACTTTGGCGAAAACCTAGAACCGGTGCTGCAGACGCTGGGGCGCACCGGGGCGCGCGTGTATACCGTGGGCGTGGGCACAGCGGCGGGGGGGCCGGTGCCCGCGCCCGGGGGCCGCACCGGGCTGCGCGACGCCCAGGGCCGCCCCGTAGTGAGCCGCCTGCGCGAAGCACCACTGCTGCAAATAGCCGCCCGAACCGGGGGGCAGTACGTAGCCCTCAACGACCGCGAAAACGGCTTGGCTAGCCTGCTGACCAGCTTGCGTAACCTTCCCCCCGCCACCGTGGCCACTGCCCGCACCGTGGCCGTGGCCGATAACCGCTATCGCTATCCACTAGGTATTGCCCTAGCTTTATTACTGATTGACAGCTTGATAACGGTGCGCGTGCTGCGCCTGGAACTATGA
- a CDS encoding toxin-antitoxin system YwqK family antitoxin, protein MRYLLLFLLLPLASQAQRSQRVTIYFDSTKIHPHEIFRALVGQDTVMNGPYKRFYPNSRLEAQTRYTDGKRDSVYVEFHANRGRRLEATYVAGVRQGPFKTYYADGKVAQVGTFLDDEPSGPLTTYFPTGEIKLQTTLVKGQPNGAVRELYASGQAAAEVTYANGQPNGPVKFFYPSGKVQSEGTLRNGLLASSYKTYYETGQLESETVMNDQTGKGSYRSYYPTGQLQTEGTYAPAALRERQVTNKLGDDLTKRVAPRTGTAALDGPATSYYESGKVKGKTTYRLGVPTGHGVVYFENGNLKEEIDYAAQGRDRKVVRYYDAAGQPRQAEEQYKSNRPAGTWREYYPDGKTPRLVEAYGPSGKLAGERLTYFDNGKVQIRQQFDVNGLQTGPGEEYYASGQPRKEANYLKGLLAGDFKEYHDDGSPAVTGQYKNGKQSGQWTYYKADGHSIERQVTYRDGRPQGSGSRPKLNGKPYVPKAKK, encoded by the coding sequence ATGCGATACCTGTTGCTTTTTTTGCTGCTGCCGCTGGCTAGCCAGGCCCAACGCTCGCAGCGCGTTACGATTTATTTTGACTCGACTAAAATTCACCCGCACGAGATTTTCCGGGCCTTGGTAGGCCAGGATACCGTGATGAACGGGCCCTACAAGCGCTTTTACCCCAACAGCCGCCTCGAAGCCCAGACGCGCTACACCGACGGCAAGCGCGACTCGGTGTACGTGGAGTTTCACGCCAACCGGGGGCGGCGCCTGGAGGCTACCTACGTGGCCGGCGTGCGCCAGGGACCGTTCAAAACCTACTACGCCGATGGCAAGGTGGCCCAGGTTGGCACCTTTCTGGACGATGAGCCTAGCGGGCCGCTCACGACCTACTTTCCCACCGGCGAAATCAAGCTGCAAACGACCCTCGTGAAGGGCCAGCCCAACGGCGCGGTGCGCGAGCTGTACGCCAGCGGCCAGGCTGCGGCCGAGGTCACCTACGCCAATGGGCAGCCCAATGGCCCGGTGAAGTTTTTCTACCCTAGCGGCAAGGTGCAGAGCGAAGGCACGCTGCGCAACGGCCTGCTGGCCAGCTCCTATAAGACGTATTACGAAACCGGCCAGCTCGAAAGTGAGACGGTGATGAACGACCAGACCGGCAAGGGCAGCTACCGCTCGTACTACCCCACCGGCCAGCTCCAGACCGAGGGCACCTACGCGCCGGCGGCCCTGCGCGAGCGCCAGGTCACCAATAAGCTCGGCGACGACCTCACCAAGCGCGTGGCCCCGCGCACCGGCACGGCCGCCCTCGACGGCCCGGCTACCTCGTATTATGAAAGCGGCAAGGTGAAGGGTAAAACCACCTACCGCCTGGGCGTGCCCACCGGCCACGGCGTGGTGTATTTTGAAAACGGCAATCTCAAGGAAGAAATTGACTACGCCGCCCAGGGCCGCGACCGCAAGGTAGTGCGCTACTACGATGCCGCCGGCCAGCCCCGCCAGGCCGAGGAGCAGTACAAAAGCAACCGCCCCGCCGGCACCTGGCGCGAGTATTATCCCGATGGCAAAACCCCGCGCCTAGTCGAAGCCTACGGCCCCAGCGGCAAGCTAGCCGGCGAGCGCCTCACGTATTTTGACAATGGCAAGGTGCAGATTCGGCAGCAGTTCGACGTGAATGGCCTGCAAACCGGGCCGGGCGAAGAGTACTACGCCAGCGGCCAGCCGCGCAAGGAAGCTAACTACTTGAAAGGCCTGCTGGCCGGCGATTTCAAGGAATACCACGACGATGGCAGCCCGGCCGTGACCGGCCAGTACAAAAACGGCAAGCAGAGCGGGCAGTGGACCTACTACAAAGCCGACGGCCACAGCATCGAGCGCCAGGTAACCTACCGCGACGGCCGCCCGCAAGGCTCCGGCTCGCGCCCCAAGCTGAATGGCAAGCCCTACGTGCCCAAAGCCAAGAAATAG
- a CDS encoding L-tyrosine/L-tryptophan isonitrile synthase family protein — protein sequence MVAAAPSSLAFSSARRILLDTGLQLLENQGFGTVSMADIALAAGQPLAEVYRHFGSKNDFVLGLYQRVHDDLEARSPDLPAGPLALRFQAFMREKLRLLAPHHRLLRSQMAALLDADVPTGVLSPETENIRLRGLALFELVVRGATDAPAENLVPALTQALYAAHWGVLGLRLLDRSAAGQATDELLEMLSAGLALATPQLATQLGPLLLGQVGVAVGQFLQVSPAVDFAVARRMAKLILRHRKVLRTDSEASPAPDEQSIAVQLPKLHYYISQGWPIHLILPAFPAKSPNRQKVLGTLPDLGEEIALTFLQSLCDDIRQVYAPGARLSICADGRVFADLVQVSDADVSAYNDVLKSLIQRLGTPDLDVVNLEDLLATDSFDQARAWIVAQYGEPLAELKARVRDTDHARAMFNGIHRFVSEDGQALAPEKSKSRVKEESKEVAYEVIQRSNAWTKLLAQEFPHALRLSIHPQHPHSDKIGLRITRAQDDWLTPWHGVVLLRANDYVLLKRSQAEETGAVLVEQDGRPSHFVAGPNS from the coding sequence ATGGTTGCTGCCGCTCCTTCTTCGCTTGCCTTCTCTTCTGCCCGCCGCATCCTGCTCGATACGGGCTTGCAACTACTCGAAAACCAGGGTTTTGGGACCGTATCGATGGCCGACATTGCCCTGGCCGCCGGGCAGCCCTTAGCCGAGGTATACCGGCATTTTGGCTCCAAAAACGACTTTGTGCTCGGCCTCTACCAGCGGGTGCACGACGACCTGGAGGCCCGCAGCCCCGACCTGCCGGCCGGCCCGCTGGCATTGCGCTTTCAGGCCTTTATGCGCGAAAAGCTGCGCCTGCTAGCCCCGCACCACCGCCTGCTGCGCTCGCAGATGGCCGCCTTACTCGATGCCGACGTGCCCACCGGCGTGCTCAGTCCCGAAACGGAAAATATTCGTCTGCGCGGCCTGGCCTTGTTTGAACTGGTGGTGCGCGGTGCCACCGATGCGCCCGCCGAAAACCTGGTGCCTGCGCTCACGCAGGCGCTGTACGCGGCGCACTGGGGCGTGCTGGGCCTGCGTCTGCTCGACCGCTCAGCCGCGGGCCAGGCCACCGACGAGCTGCTGGAAATGCTGAGTGCCGGGCTGGCCCTGGCCACGCCGCAGCTCGCTACCCAGCTGGGGCCGCTGCTGCTGGGCCAAGTGGGCGTGGCGGTAGGGCAGTTTTTGCAGGTGAGCCCGGCGGTGGATTTTGCCGTGGCGCGGCGCATGGCGAAGCTCATCTTGCGGCACCGCAAGGTGTTGCGCACCGACTCCGAGGCTAGCCCCGCGCCCGACGAGCAGAGTATTGCCGTGCAGCTGCCCAAGCTGCACTACTACATCAGCCAGGGCTGGCCCATTCACCTTATTTTGCCGGCCTTCCCGGCCAAGTCGCCCAACCGCCAGAAGGTGCTGGGCACTCTGCCCGACTTGGGCGAGGAAATCGCGCTCACGTTTTTGCAAAGCCTCTGCGACGACATTCGGCAGGTGTACGCGCCCGGCGCCCGCCTCAGCATCTGCGCCGATGGCCGCGTGTTTGCCGACCTGGTGCAGGTGAGCGACGCCGACGTATCGGCTTACAACGACGTGCTGAAATCCCTTATTCAGCGGCTAGGCACCCCTGACCTCGACGTGGTGAACCTCGAAGACCTGCTCGCCACCGACTCCTTCGACCAGGCCCGCGCCTGGATAGTAGCCCAGTACGGCGAGCCGCTGGCCGAGCTGAAAGCCCGCGTGCGCGACACCGACCACGCCCGCGCCATGTTCAACGGCATCCACCGCTTCGTGTCGGAAGATGGCCAGGCGCTGGCCCCCGAAAAAAGCAAAAGCCGCGTGAAAGAGGAAAGCAAGGAAGTGGCCTACGAAGTGATTCAGCGCAGCAACGCCTGGACGAAGCTGCTGGCCCAGGAGTTTCCGCACGCCCTGCGCCTGAGCATCCATCCCCAGCACCCGCACTCCGATAAAATCGGCCTGCGCATCACCCGCGCCCAGGACGACTGGCTCACGCCCTGGCACGGCGTGGTGCTGCTGCGCGCTAACGACTACGTGCTCCTGAAGCGCTCCCAGGCCGAGGAAACCGGCGCCGTGCTGGTCGAGCAAGACGGCCGGCCGAGTCACTTCGTGGCCGGGCCGAATTCTTAA
- a CDS encoding CatB-related O-acetyltransferase, protein MSIIRFARLLGGKLKRLLVTTYQQANTQAKLIAAEPSLATAFEPTSIVEKSSAAAFAVIRTGSIVKNSALERHAYLGEESLLERSTIGKYSYTGANNIIRDTTIGNFCSIANGLSTGSGNHPTHLLSTSPAFYMRYPVVGISFAEKDVYHGHPHTYIGHDVWIGANVFLKSGVTIGNGAIIAAGAVVTKDVAPYAIVGGVPAQTIRKRFSEAQIAILEQLQWWHWSEADLQAAAPIFQTGDVEALQRWKQAR, encoded by the coding sequence ATGAGTATAATTCGGTTCGCCAGATTGCTAGGTGGTAAATTAAAAAGACTGTTGGTAACTACTTATCAGCAAGCAAATACCCAGGCCAAACTCATCGCAGCCGAACCTTCTTTGGCCACTGCTTTCGAACCGACCAGTATTGTTGAAAAATCATCGGCGGCAGCTTTTGCAGTTATCAGGACAGGCTCAATAGTGAAGAATAGCGCGTTGGAGCGTCATGCCTACCTGGGGGAAGAGTCCCTTCTGGAGCGCTCTACGATAGGAAAATACTCTTATACGGGCGCAAATAACATAATACGAGATACTACCATTGGTAACTTCTGCTCTATTGCAAACGGACTGTCTACTGGCAGCGGCAATCATCCAACCCACCTGCTTAGTACGAGTCCGGCCTTTTATATGCGCTACCCAGTAGTAGGAATTAGCTTCGCTGAAAAAGATGTTTACCACGGACACCCGCATACATACATCGGCCACGATGTGTGGATTGGCGCGAATGTCTTCCTCAAAAGTGGCGTGACCATCGGCAACGGGGCCATCATTGCGGCCGGCGCTGTCGTGACAAAGGACGTTGCACCGTACGCCATTGTGGGTGGGGTGCCCGCACAGACAATCCGCAAGCGCTTTAGTGAAGCTCAGATTGCTATCCTAGAACAGCTACAGTGGTGGCACTGGTCAGAGGCAGACCTGCAAGCAGCGGCCCCCATCTTCCAAACAGGTGACGTGGAAGCGCTGCAGCGCTGGAAGCAAGCGAGGTGA
- a CDS encoding tetratricopeptide repeat protein, which translates to MLLSTGLPGWRWLTQVREHNAAQARAQAALAGGHAPEAVYYYQQAVALAGRRGPGAALLLNLGQAQQRAGQGSAARATYSRLLAPTVPAGISSAARQQLAGLLTQQGQVAQAAALLRQALKLNPANTTARYNYELLSQYLAGQQPDNPGLPADAPPPPPQRDLAPGATQRPGKKMARPLRRPKRRAPRAPAQPPARRPRRLGAPAAPATQRHRAARPPPAYSRHGQQCQR; encoded by the coding sequence GTGTTACTAAGCACCGGCTTGCCAGGTTGGCGCTGGCTAACGCAGGTGCGCGAGCACAATGCGGCCCAGGCGCGGGCCCAGGCGGCCCTGGCCGGCGGCCACGCGCCCGAGGCAGTGTATTACTACCAGCAGGCGGTGGCCCTGGCTGGCCGCCGGGGCCCTGGCGCTGCGCTGCTGCTCAACCTGGGGCAGGCGCAGCAGCGGGCCGGGCAGGGCAGCGCCGCCCGCGCTACCTATTCCCGGCTGCTGGCCCCTACGGTACCGGCTGGTATCAGCAGCGCGGCCCGGCAGCAGCTAGCGGGGCTACTGACCCAGCAAGGCCAGGTAGCGCAGGCGGCCGCGCTGCTGCGCCAAGCCCTCAAGCTGAACCCGGCCAATACCACGGCCCGCTACAATTACGAGTTACTGAGCCAGTACCTGGCTGGTCAGCAGCCCGACAACCCAGGCTTGCCCGCTGATGCGCCGCCTCCGCCCCCGCAACGCGACCTAGCCCCCGGCGCGACTCAACGGCCCGGCAAAAAAATGGCGCGGCCCCTGCGCCGGCCGAAAAGGCGGGCACCACGCGCCCCGGCCCAGCCCCCAGCCCGACGCCCGCGCCGCCTGGGGGCCCCAGCGGCCCCCGCTACCCAACGCCACCGGGCAGCCCGACCGCCACCAGCCTACTCCCGGCACGGGCAACAGTGCCAGCGGTAG